A region from the Anoplolepis gracilipes chromosome 2, ASM4749672v1, whole genome shotgun sequence genome encodes:
- the LOC140676590 gene encoding uncharacterized protein: MARPKSQGSTRTTSATCTDVPSPTSPLRSASSSSVPSSAATSNVPPMMASKATMISSSMPPIRTSSSMPLMRAMSPQKLYKRTEAERPLQETNNRFVQKRINEAVRRD, encoded by the exons ATGGCAAGAC caAAAAGTCAAGGATCTACGAGGACTACGTCGGCAACATGTACAGATGTGCCATCGCCGACGTCGCCGTTGCGATCGGCATCTTCTTCAAGTGTGCCATCATCGGCAGCGACCTCGAATGTGCCGCCGATGATGGCATCAAAGGCGACGATGATATCGTCTTCGATGCCACCGATAAGGACATCGTCCTCGATGCCACTGATGAGGGCAATGTCGCcccaaaaattatataaaagaacgGAAGCAGAAAGACCCCTGCAAGAAACTAATAACAGATTTGTCCAAaag AGAATAAATGAAGCGGTACGACGGGATtga